In Pseudomonas fluorescens, a genomic segment contains:
- a CDS encoding 5-guanidino-2-oxopentanoate decarboxylase — MHDKTMTGGQALVRLLAHYAVDTVFGIPGVHTLELYRGLPGSGIRHVLARHEQGAGFMADGYARVSGKPGVCFVITGPGVTNAATAIGQAYADSIPMLVISSVNHTASLGKGWGSLHETQDQRAITAPITAFSAVALSAEDLPELIARAYAVFDSERPRPVHISVPLDVLAAPIQRDWSHEVVRRPGRGLPAAHCLDQAAAKLSAARRPMIIAGGGALAAGAVLRRLSTVLAAPFFTSVAGKGLLPIDDPLNAGATLCVAPGWQLISEADVVLAVGTEMADTDYWCERLPLKGELLRVDIDPRKFNDVYPCAVALNGDAEQTLRALLERLPSAPRDADAAASHVATLRQAIARGHGPLQSIHQAIFERIHAELPVNAFISSDMTQLAYTGNYAFQSRAPRSWLHPTGYGTLGYGLPAGIGAKFAAPQRPGLVLVGDGGFLYTAQELATAVEELDSPLVVLLWNNDALGQIRDDMLSLEIEPIGVLPRNPNFALLGQAFGCTVNQPQNLDELQTDLRNGFKRNGVTLIELKHACAC; from the coding sequence ATGCACGATAAAACGATGACCGGCGGCCAAGCCCTGGTGCGATTGCTGGCCCACTATGCGGTCGACACGGTGTTCGGCATTCCCGGCGTGCACACCCTGGAGCTGTATCGCGGGTTGCCTGGCAGCGGCATTCGCCACGTGTTGGCTCGCCACGAACAGGGCGCAGGCTTTATGGCCGACGGTTATGCGCGGGTCAGCGGCAAGCCGGGGGTGTGCTTTGTGATCACCGGGCCCGGCGTGACCAATGCGGCAACGGCCATCGGCCAGGCTTACGCGGACTCGATCCCGATGCTGGTGATTTCCAGCGTCAACCACACCGCCAGCCTGGGCAAGGGCTGGGGCAGCTTGCATGAGACCCAGGACCAGCGGGCGATCACCGCGCCGATCACTGCGTTTTCAGCGGTGGCCTTGAGTGCCGAGGACTTGCCCGAATTGATCGCCCGTGCCTATGCCGTGTTCGACAGTGAGCGGCCACGGCCGGTGCATATCTCGGTACCACTGGATGTGTTGGCGGCGCCCATTCAAAGGGACTGGAGCCATGAGGTGGTGCGGCGTCCCGGGCGCGGCCTGCCTGCGGCGCACTGCCTGGATCAGGCGGCGGCGAAACTCTCTGCGGCCAGGCGCCCGATGATCATTGCCGGCGGTGGCGCGCTGGCGGCCGGTGCGGTGTTGCGGCGCTTGAGCACAGTGCTGGCGGCACCGTTTTTCACCAGTGTCGCGGGTAAAGGCCTGTTGCCGATCGATGACCCGTTGAATGCCGGTGCGACCCTTTGCGTGGCGCCGGGCTGGCAACTGATCAGCGAGGCGGATGTGGTGCTGGCAGTCGGCACCGAGATGGCCGACACCGATTATTGGTGCGAGCGTTTGCCGCTCAAGGGCGAGCTGCTGCGGGTGGATATCGACCCGCGCAAATTCAATGATGTCTACCCCTGTGCGGTGGCGCTTAACGGCGACGCCGAGCAGACCTTACGGGCCTTGCTGGAACGCCTGCCGTCTGCACCGCGCGACGCTGACGCGGCGGCATCACACGTCGCGACGTTGCGGCAGGCAATAGCGCGGGGGCACGGTCCATTGCAGTCGATCCACCAGGCCATTTTCGAGCGTATCCACGCCGAGTTGCCCGTCAACGCCTTCATCAGCAGCGACATGACCCAACTGGCCTATACCGGCAACTATGCCTTCCAAAGCCGCGCGCCGCGCAGCTGGCTGCACCCCACTGGCTACGGCACGCTGGGCTATGGCCTGCCGGCGGGCATCGGTGCCAAGTTCGCCGCGCCGCAACGCCCGGGGTTGGTGCTGGTGGGCGACGGCGGTTTTCTCTACACCGCCCAGGAACTGGCGACCGCCGTCGAGGAACTGGACAGCCCGCTGGTGGTACTGCTGTGGAACAACGACGCCCTTGGCCAGATCCGCGACGACATGCTGAGCCTCGAGATCGAACCTATCGGCGTGCTGCCGCGCAATCCGAATTTCGCGCTGCTCGGCCAGGCATTCGGCTGCACGGTGAACCAGCCACAGAACCTGGATGAACTGCAAACGGACTTGCGCAATGGCTTCAAGCGCAATGGCGTGACCTTGATCGAGCTGAAACATGCCTGTGCCTGTTGA